The Bernardetia sp. ABR2-2B DNA window TATTTAATAAATAGTACGATATATTTATTATTTAATAAATAATTCTATGAGTACGAATAAAGAAATTAGAGTACCTGTATCTGTTACTTTACCAACAGACATTTCAGATTGTCTCAACACAATGCACGGTGTTGAGATACTTCAAAAAAGTAAAAAGTCAAAATCTGAAATAGTAGAAGAAGTTATACGGAAAGGACTTAAATCAATGGGGATTGACGACCCAAATAATTATGGTAACGATATTAATTTAGGGAGCTATGGTAGCACTACTTAGAATAGGAAGTAATCCATCTCTTATAGATGGGGATGTTTACCAAGAAGTAGTAAACGGAACATTCCACGAAGAGCTACTACCTTTTTGTAGATGCCATAGAAAGTTTAGCTTCTCTATTTTGAGAATGGAAGGTATAACAAAACCCATAAATAGAAATAATGGAATTTTTGAAAGGTCAGCAGGTGGAAATTATATGTTATTCCACAAGCCAACGCAATCCATTTATTTCGGAGAAACAAATAATTTGGCTGCTCGTGCGCTTGAACACATGACTGCAATTCATTGCAAATCTCACGTGAATCGTGCCATTCGTAGGCGTTCAAGAAATGGATATATTTCGGACTGGATATTTTCGGTTTTGTGCTATGAGCAGTCGGAATTTAATCGTAAAAAGTTTGAACGAGCTTTTATAAATCGGAAGTGGGAGTGGGAAGTTTTGAATGTAAAATAAAAATCTAAAGTACATGGAAACAATGGATCA harbors:
- a CDS encoding GIY-YIG nuclease family protein, translated to MVALLRIGSNPSLIDGDVYQEVVNGTFHEELLPFCRCHRKFSFSILRMEGITKPINRNNGIFERSAGGNYMLFHKPTQSIYFGETNNLAARALEHMTAIHCKSHVNRAIRRRSRNGYISDWIFSVLCYEQSEFNRKKFERAFINRKWEWEVLNVK